Part of the Betta splendens chromosome 17, fBetSpl5.4, whole genome shotgun sequence genome, GAGAGAATTTGTCAGGTCCAAGACAAGCCCAATATTCAGTTACCAGATACTGTTtggtgatttttctttttttgtatgGTACAGGTGGTTTTCAGATCTACATCTGCAATGGTTTACATCTTTATCCAGATGAGCTGTGAGATGTGGGACTTTGACATCTATGGTTAGTTAATTAGTTACTTTTCACTgatgtgtaaacacaaacatatgaagattatgattttattttgctttcagGGGATCTGTACTTTGAGAAGGCCGTCAATGGCTTCCTGTCTGACCTTTTTGCCAAGTGGAAGGTTTGTATTTTCCTCAAAGTGGCTTCATTGCACTTCTCtagctctttgtttttattggtaAGTTAGAAAAAACTAATGTTGAATGTGAAATATTAAAGGAGAAGAACTGCAGTCATGAGGTCACCGTTGTGCTCTTCTCACGTACGTTCTACAATGCTAAAACCTTAGGTGAGTTCTTTTCTACGTATCTTCTCCTATCACTTATGACAATGGTTAATGTGGTAACATCACTGCATTCAAGATCTGAATTTCCACAGATGAGTTTCCTGAAATTCTAAGAAGCTCCATCAGGCCAGATCACGAGGGACGTTTTTATGAAGACTTCTACAGGTGAGGAAACGTAACAGTGTTATCGTTTGTTACTTGTAGCAGAATTTCAGAGGAGTCACTCTTTAATGATCTTCATTTAGGGTTGTTGCTCAGAATGAGAGACGGGATGAGTGGACTTCACTTCTGGTCACTATCAAGAAGCTTTTTATTCAGTATCCAGTCTTGGTGCGACTGAAAGCAGGTATCTCTTCGAGTTGAATTGAGTGGAATCTGACAAATGAATGtttgtgatcttttttttttaacaaaaatcATCTTTCTGTTCACTCTCAGATGGTTTTCCTCTGGGTTACAACTCAACTGCTGCTCAAGGAAATTACCTCGAAGCTATAAACCTTTCCTTCAATGGTGTGTAGTCTTATACCTGAAGGTCCTGTTTGTTCGTAGGGAGTTTACTGCAGAGATATCTTACATCACTTATTCTAGCCATGTTTGAAGGTCAGTAAGAACAGCAGGAATCAAAAAGAAGGTAAACATGTTGCAGTGAACAGATTTCAATACAATATGGGAAACTGAGAACTGAAATGTAGTGATATTTGGTTAATTGTGAAATGTCATTTTATATCATCAGTGAGTTGCAGTCACTGTCTTCCATTAAGCTGATGTCATGTCTCCCACAGTGTTTGACAAACACTACATCAACCGCAACTTTGACCGCACCGGACAGATGTCCGTGGTCATCACACCTGGAGTAGGAGTGTTTGAAGTCGACCGCCTGCTTATGATTCTCACCAAACAGCGCATGATTGACAATGGTGAGCCTGCCATAACCAACACGTAAACAAACAGAACGGGAATACTTGTTAATTGGGAATTTAAGATCCTTAATATTAAGTTAAGGTGCTTCAGTTATCTTGTGCTTTGTATAGGTATTGGGGTAGACCTGGTGTGTATGGGGGAGCAGCCGCTGCATGCGGTTCCATTGTTTAAGGTAATTAGTGTGCTCTTTAGGCTCTTTAGCACATTTGGTTGAACATCAAACAGTGAATGCTACATTAGAATCCCGAGTTCCCCTCATGGACAGGACACCCAGTGCTCATTCTGCCTACATATTTCTCTAGCAGCTGAGAATCAGTAGTTGAGTATACAAGAAATCAGGTGCAGACAAAAAACTATgtaaatctgtctgtctctttttgtGCAGCTGCACAACAGGTCAACACCTGGAGACTCGCGTGTTGGAGATGACTATAACCTGCCTCATTGGATCAACCACAGGCAAGAATTAGAGTAGATATGAATTCAAATTAGACGTAAATGAAGTATTGTTTATAAATGTTCTTTCTGCATCCGTTTCTTCTTTACCAAAAGCTTCTACACGTCCAAAAGTCAGAACTCGTGCAGCTCCTTTACTCCTCGAATCAAGCTGGCCGGTCGTAAGGTACCttcactgtttgctgttgtttgtcagAAAGACTTTGACACAGCTTcttgttgatgttgatgttttaACATCTGATAAAAATCACCATTCGTTTTTAGCTTCATGCTGAAAAATTTAAGAGCAACAAAGAACATGGTAAGTTGAGCTTTTTTATCATTCTTTTAAGCATGGCATAAAAACAGGTCTTATGTTTATGCCACCTATCCTCTCTTTGGCCTCTTTCAGCTCTCTGTGCTCCAAAGGACTCCGATAACAGCCTGCCTATACAGGTGGACTATGATGGCTATGATGCTCAGGTGTTCAGACTTCCCGGCCCTTCGAGGATTCAAAGGAGTAACTTCAGGTACGTGAACACATGATCACTAAACCCCATGACCCTCAGGTACTTTCAGTCCATTCAGTAGcgactgcatgtgtttcagaATGGGCCGCGACAAAGAGATAAACGGGAGGAAGAGCTGGGGCTCAGTGGGGGTCAGTACAGGCATCGATGCGTCCCCCCCTGTTCGCTCTGGTGCTCTTGAGGAACAGCGCAGTTTAGCATCTGATGATAGTCTTGGCCCTGTGTCAAACATGCTGCTGATACCCCGCCTGCCTCCTATGCAATATGAAGTCAGCAGCTCTCTAGGATACACGAGCACCAGAGGTACAGTACGATTATTGCTGATCTGTAGCGCTGCTGATCAGAGTACACTAAAACTATGGTTTTGCACTTAATACTTGTCTCTTTAGAGTTGTTGGAGAAGATGATAGACTCTCAGCGGGATTCCAGTGCTCCAGGCAGGTTCACAGTGGGAAGTGCTGAGTCAACGTTGCACATCCGTCCTGGAGGTTACACGCCTCAGAGAGCTCTCATAAACCCCTTCACCCCCTCCAGGATGCCCATGAAGCTGACCTCCAACCGTCGGCGCTGGATGCACACATTCCCCGTTGGTGAGGTGACACACAGTCATACATACATGACACTCTGGAAACCTGTGGTGATAAAAGTATACTGTAGGATTCAAGTCAAAGTAAGAGGCAGACTCTGTGGCTAAATGTCTGGTATTCAGTCCAGTGTTACTTTCCAGGTCCTTCTGGGGAAGCAATCCAGATCCATCACCAGACCAGACAGAACATGGCTGAACTGCAGGGCAGCCAGCAGAAAGAATCCTCCCACACCTCAgccgagctgctggagctggcctATGACGAGGCTACTGGAAAGTTAGACTCccctgctacacacacacacacacacacacacacacacacacacacacacacacacacacacacacacacacacacacacacacacacacacacacacacacacacatgtcttCTGTCACATCCAGTTGAATGACACAATAAGTCCAATACTTTTTGTTTATGTCTATTCAAGAAGAACGTCCAACATGCATGTGAGAGAAAACGGCCTTTATGTTGGCGGAAGGATGGAAGAAGTCACTGGAAGCCCCAACAACAACAGTGGTGATATTCCTTCTGATAAAACAACTCATTGTAGTACTTGGACCCAGTGGACATGTTCCTCCACTGTTGTTCCACAGTCAAGAGTAACAATGCACATTGGGACCTTTGGCTTTGGAACCACAGATCTTGCTTTCATTGGTGTCTTTCCATTTACACGCTTCACTCAAATAATTATTACCTTCAGAATaagattcttcttcttttttcttggTGCAGGAACCTTGACAAACCGTGGTTCTTCATTTGAAACCCTTCCTGTCGGCGGTGCTGAACCAAGTGAGTCCACCTTGCCTCTGTAGCGACAGACGCATGCCAACACATGCAAATTGATACCTCAGGCCATACTGCAGGATTGGGGTGACTCATCaatctaatgatgataataaaccTTCAGAGGGGTCTTTAACCTGTGAGGGCTTATTCAGCTTCAGCAGGCAGGTCTTTACACTCGGCATCTGtgtccaggagcagcaggtagaaacgaCTCCTACAGGCTATCTTGTTTGGGGTTTCATGTACCTTTTACCTCTGTATCCTCTTCTTTCCgactctgtgtgtttttttttctgggccCATGTAGCTTTTTCCAAACAATTGTCTTCAAACCATTTAATTAATTAGCCCTGTGAGAGTTTCCCCCACTATGACCCTGGTCACAATCCTGCATGCCTGTACATAGTCTATTTCACTCGATTCTTCATAACGCTCTCTGTCTTGCACACAGTATTTTCCAGCTGAGAATTTGCTCACCGTCTGAATGTATGCATGATGTGATCTCTGCTTAAATACGCTCAGTCACGTTACAGTTCACACCTTTGCTGAGTTCAGGACACATTTTCCACTTGCTTCTGAATGAGGCTGATCACAGACTGTCACGTGGCCACAATCTGCATGTCTGTTCACTGCTCCACAACATCTGGAATCACCTGCAGGGTTTGACAAGGCcagttaaaataataatttccttgtttttctcttcccctctcttAAACTTTCCTCcttattttttgtttgtacCTTCGTCCTCACTCGTTTTGTCTTCATCATCTCTTCCTGTCTTATCCCCTCCACACACCCGGACCTCTCCACTTCGGGTACATGCATTTGTCTTTGCTTTGGGGAttttgtgtgtgcctgtgtgtatgtttggTGTGGGTGCTCCTGAAGCCCTGCTGCTGTCTTCGCCCCCGATAGTGCCCAGCTTCTGCTGCACAGTTGGGGTAGACTGGAAGTCTCTGACCACACCAGCCTGCCTGCCTCTCACCACCGATTATTTCCCGGACCGTCAGGCGTTGCAAAATGACTACACTGAAGGCTGCTATGACCTTCTGCCGCACAGTGACCTGGAGAGGTACAGTACAAAACATCTTGCCCTCTAGATAATTTCAACTCGCTATAAAACACctaaatttaaattcaaattgcAGCTGGGACCTAATATATAACCCCTGGTTTCATATTTTTGCCTCTTCCTCAGGCGTGAAGATGAAGCCCCAGTGATGAGTGCGTCTCAGGTGTTTGAGGAGTTTATCTGTCAGAGGTTGATGCAGGGATACCAGATCATTGTCCAACAGAATAACAGAAAGGCCCCGCCTGCTGTAGCCACGCCGCTTGGCAGCAGCCCTCTGTACTCCAGAGGTAAATAAATACTGTCCAGTATAGTTGTACTGCTTTGCGATGATACATTCAAAAATTTATCATTCTTATTATGATGAAAACCAATTTGAAAAGCATTCACATCCCAATAcattattatattgtatatttaatACCCAAGAAGTGAAACTGAAAAAGAATATGAGCAAAGCCCAAACAGTTCACTCATTGGCTTAAACTGCTTTTTTACACCAGCTTCAGGCTTAACTTTCTACTATGGAAAATGGTGTCTACATTCAGAGATTGTAGTATTTAGGATATTACTCTTGCcatttgttggtttgttttaagGTCTGGTTTCTCTGCGtcgggcagaggaggaagagaccgTTTACTGGCTCAGCATGGGCCGGACCTTTCACAAAGTCTGCCTCAAAGACAAGATCATAACTGTAACTCGCTATCTGCCAAAGTAAGTCTAACACATGCAGTTGGATGGGAtttgtatttttcttattaCCAGTTGGAGAAATACAGtcatttttgtaatttttggaaGGAGGATGCATCTTTACAGGTTCATTactgtgtttctttcttctgtACCCTGTGGTTTTGTTTGCCTTAGGTATCCATATGAGTCTGCTCAGATCCAGTACAGCTACAGCCTGTGCCCTTCGCACGCTGATGCTCAGTTTGTGTCCTGCTGGGTTGAGTTTGGCCATGAAAGACTAGAGGAATATAAGTGGAACTACCTGGATCAGTACATCTGCTCCACTGGCTCAGAGGACTTTAGGTACCCACCCAGTTTACCGTTTATTAGTTGTTTCAGATAACTGTACATGATTTATTTAAACTGATCAGTAAGTTATAATCATCTACAGTCCATCACTTCTTCTGCCTCCCCCAGTTTAATTGACTCACTAAAGTTCTGGAGGACtcgcttcctcctgctgccagcTGGAGGGGCTCGGAGGGTGGCTGATGGCGAGGGCCACTGGGACGTTTATGGCGACAGCGTGGGAGCTGCGATGGGTGGAGACTGGATACTGCTGGACGGCTTCATACGGTTCCTGGAGGGTCTCAACCGCATTCGGCGACGCCATCGGTCCGACAGAATGATCAGAGTGAGGCCATCAGCTCACGTTGGGCGGAGGCAAATACTGAACCTTTCACCTCCTTTAGATgctaaaatgtttgttttcttttgcgcTCAGCAGAAGGGCACACCGCTGAAAGGACTGCAGGTCACAAGTCCTCTCCTTCCATATCCTCCCGATCCTGTGCCGCCCCCACAGGGAAAGAAAGGCACCTCTGCGTTATCGGCTCTGCTAGAGATGGAGCAGAATCAGAAGTGTGTGTCCCCTGGCGCTGCAGGCCCACCTGCTGCTCTTATTGAATCCATTCGTCCCTGTCTTCACAATGTTCTTTCTGCTTCCTTCCCGGCAGAAcattggaggagcagcagcagcagcaaactaagacttcagcagctgtcagtgaccCCTCAAATGCTCCGACAACTACAGCATATGTAGATAGTCCCCGCAAGgtgagcagctgtttgcagtGTGTCGTTGAGACGTTGTTCAGCTTCAGGCATTAAGCTTCGCAGACGGCCTGAAAGGGGTTATTTTTCCTCGCTGGTGCTCTACTGTGGGACTTTTGCTTGTTTCTCCCTTGGTTTCTCTCCATGgcattctgttttctgtttctacTGCTGCGCTGCTTGATCTTGGATTATGTTCTTCCTGTGTGCTGACAGGATGCTGCCTTTATTTTGGATTTTATACGTAGCCCCCGTTCCTCCTACGTCTATCACCCTCAGGTCAGTAACGAGGTCCTGGGGCATTGCTGAagctgtgtgttgtggtgtttctgtgtgcTGTAGTTGCTCTGACTTGACTCTTTATGAACATGTAGGAACATTCTGCGCTGAAGTCAgataattttcttttttacttcctGTGCTGTTTCGAGTTTCACACCTCGCACTTTGAGCACTGTAGTCTCACTGTCAGCATTAACACATGGATCACAATAGCTTGCTTGTAAAAAGCTAAAACATCTAGTCATAAAACTCCTTCAGGGAGGTCAGAGGTAGTGAGTTGATCTGAATGATCATTTTAGACAGAGCATAAGGTATTTGCAGGACTTGAATTATGCGAATCTGAAACAAACCTTTAATCTTTGCTTTGTTGTAATTGaccttttcataataataatgataatgaactgtatatgtttatttattagggAGCATGTACAACAATATTATCATACATACAGTGTActcccccactgtgggacaattaaaggttttcttattgttatttttatataaaataaaaggagaTGAATTTGACTTGT contains:
- the depdc5 gene encoding GATOR complex protein DEPDC5 isoform X7, translating into MKTNKSYKLVLHKKGFGGSDDELVVNPKVFPQVSVGDIIEVAHPTDEYSPLLLQVKSLKEDLQKETISVDQTVAQAFKLRAYQDVIVNIIDPKDVTLDLVELTFKDQYIGRGDMWRLKKSLVSTCAYITQKVEFAGIRAQVSELWVKGEKVTCGYIGEDTRVVFRSTSAMVYIFIQMSCEMWDFDIYGDLYFEKAVNGFLSDLFAKWKEKNCSHEVTVVLFSRTFYNAKTLDEFPEILRSSIRPDHEGRFYEDFYRVVAQNERRDEWTSLLVTIKKLFIQYPVLVRLKADGFPLGYNSTAAQGNYLEAINLSFNVFDKHYINRNFDRTGQMSVVITPGVGVFEVDRLLMILTKQRMIDNGIGVDLVCMGEQPLHAVPLFKLHNRSTPGDSRVGDDYNLPHWINHSFYTSKSQNSCSSFTPRIKLAGRKLHAEKFKSNKEHALCAPKDSDNSLPIQVDYDGYDAQVFRLPGPSRIQRSNFRMGRDKEINGRKSWGSVGVSTGIDASPPVRSGALEEQRSLASDDSLGPVSNMLLIPRLPPMQYEVSSSLGYTSTRELLEKMIDSQRDSSAPGRFTVGSAESTLHIRPGGYTPQRALINPFTPSRMPMKLTSNRRRWMHTFPVGPSGEAIQIHHQTRQNMAELQGSQQKESSHTSAELLELAYDEATGKRTSNMHVRENGLYVGGRMEEVTGSPNNNSGTLTNRGSSFETLPVGGAEPTLLLSSPPIVPSFCCTVGVDWKSLTTPACLPLTTDYFPDRQALQNDYTEGCYDLLPHSDLERREDEAPVMSASQVFEEFICQRLMQGYQIIVQQNNRKAPPAVATPLGSSPLYSRGLVSLRRAEEEETVYWLSMGRTFHKVCLKDKIITVTRYLPKYPYESAQIQYSYSLCPSHADAQFVSCWVEFGHERLEEYKWNYLDQYICSTGSEDFSLIDSLKFWRTRFLLLPAGGARRVADGEGHWDVYGDSVGAAMGGDWILLDGFIRFLEGLNRIRRRHRSDRMIRQKGTPLKGLQVTSPLLPYPPDPVPPPQGKKGTSALSALLEMEQNQKTLEEQQQQQTKTSAAVSDPSNAPTTTAYVDSPRKDAAFILDFIRSPRSSYVYHPQLPAEASEGVQPGATAGATAGATAGATAGATVQPVGEPAASGSADSSGQSAPGTFSLSSSSTLLEILEAIKHPTTGVQLLPEQKGLPINCFISAEVVHWLVNNVEGVTTQGMAVDVMQKMLDEGLVAHASGDAMRIFVYGFYFYRIVGEKDGPAAQPPTTATGGWSTAGLEDFALFQRKWFEVAFVMEERRHSDLPAFLLPWLPSRPASYASRHSSFSRSFGGRSQAAALLAATVPEQKTVTLDVDVNNRSDRTEWCSCYYHGNFSLNAAFEIKLHWMAVTAAVLFEMVQGWHRKAASCGFLLVPVLEVPFALTSYLYGDPLRAQLFIPLNIPCLLKNGNDNLFEGFEPETYWDRMQLFQEAILYRFGFAHDKFSASAFNFPSENKPQYIHVTGTVFLQLPYSKRKYSSGQQRRRRNSTSSNSQGPFGGEERVGYYWAYNTMLTKAWRTGVLGDERLAERLLRDFSDFCANKDNRLLNFWESCQDKMNASTP
- the depdc5 gene encoding GATOR complex protein DEPDC5 isoform X13; protein product: MKTNKSYKLVLHKKGFGGSDDELVVNPKVFPQVSVGDIIEVAHPTDEYSPLLLQVKSLKEDLQKETISVDQTVAQAFKLRAYQDVIVNIIDPKDVTLDLVELTFKDQYIGRGDMWRLKKSLVSTCAYITQKVEFAGIRAQVSELWVKGEKVTCGYIGEDTRVVFRSTSAMVYIFIQMSCEMWDFDIYGDLYFEKAVNGFLSDLFAKWKEKNCSHEVTVVLFSRTFYNAKTLDEFPEILRSSIRPDHEGRFYEDFYRVVAQNERRDEWTSLLVTIKKLFIQYPVLVRLKADGFPLGYNSTAAQGNYLEAINLSFNVFDKHYINRNFDRTGQMSVVITPGVGVFEVDRLLMILTKQRMIDNGIGVDLVCMGEQPLHAVPLFKLHNRSTPGDSRVGDDYNLPHWINHSFYTSKSQNSCSSFTPRIKLAGRKLHAEKFKSNKEHALCAPKDSDNSLPIQVDYDGYDAQVFRLPGPSRIQRSNFRMGRDKEINGRKSWGSVGVSTGIDASPPVRSGALEEQRSLASDDSLGPVSNMLLIPRLPPMQYEVSSSLGYTSTRELLEKMIDSQRDSSAPGRFTVGSAESTLHIRPGGYTPQRALINPFTPSRMPMKLTSNRRRWMHTFPVGPSGEAIQIHHQTRQNMAELQGSQQKESSHTSAELLELAYDEATGKRTSNMHVRENGLYVGGRMEEVTGSPNNNSGDIPSDKTTHCSTWTQWTCSSTVVPQSRVTMHIGTFGFGTTDLAFIGVFPFTRFTQIIITFRIRFFFFFLGAGTLTNRGSSFETLPVGGAEPTLLLSSPPIVPSFCCTVGVDWKSLTTPACLPLTTDYFPDRQALQNDYTEGCYDLLPHSDLERREDEAPVMSASQVFEEFICQRLMQGYQIIVQQNNRKAPPAVATPLGSSPLYSRGLVSLRRAEEEETVYWLSMGRTFHKVCLKDKIITVTRYLPKYPYESAQIQYSYSLCPSHADAQFVSCWVEFGHERLEEYKWNYLDQYICSTGSEDFSLIDSLKFWRTRFLLLPAGGARRVADGEGHWDVYGDSVGAAMGGDWILLDGFIRFLEGLNRIRRRHRSDRMIRQKGTPLKGLQVTSPLLPYPPDPVPPPQGKKGTSALSALLEMEQNQKTLEEQQQQQTKTSAAVSDPSNAPTTTAYVDSPRKDAAFILDFIRSPRSSYVYHPQLPAEASEGVQPGATAGATAGATAGATAGATVQPVGEPAASGSADSSGQSAPGTFSLSSSSTLLEILEAIKHPTTGVQLLPEQKGLPINCFISAEVVHWLVNNVEGVTTQGMAVDVMQKMLDEGLVAHASGDAMRIFVYGFYFYRIVGEKDGPAAQPPTTATGGWSTAGLEDFALFQRKWFEVAFVMEERRHSDLPAFLLPWLPSRPASYASRHSSFSRSFGGRSQAAALLDTGLRSCDGTVGLH
- the depdc5 gene encoding GATOR complex protein DEPDC5 isoform X15; translation: MKTNKSYKLVLHKKGFGGSDDELVVNPKVFPQVSVGDIIEVAHPTDEYSPLLLQVKSLKEDLQKETISVDQTVAQAFKLRAYQDVIVNIIDPKDVTLDLVELTFKDQYIGRGDMWRLKKSLVSTCAYITQKVEFAGIRAQVSELWVKGEKVTCGYIGEDTRVVFRSTSAMVYIFIQMSCEMWDFDIYGDLYFEKAVNGFLSDLFAKWKEKNCSHEVTVVLFSRTFYNAKTLDEFPEILRSSIRPDHEGRFYEDFYRVVAQNERRDEWTSLLVTIKKLFIQYPVLVRLKADGFPLGYNSTAAQGNYLEAINLSFNVFDKHYINRNFDRTGQMSVVITPGVGVFEVDRLLMILTKQRMIDNGIGVDLVCMGEQPLHAVPLFKLHNRSTPGDSRVGDDYNLPHWINHSFYTSKSQNSCSSFTPRIKLAGRKLHAEKFKSNKEHALCAPKDSDNSLPIQVDYDGYDAQVFRLPGPSRIQRSNFRMGRDKEINGRKSWGSVGVSTGIDASPPVRSGALEEQRSLASDDSLGPVSNMLLIPRLPPMQYEVSSSLGYTSTRELLEKMIDSQRDSSAPGCP
- the depdc5 gene encoding GATOR complex protein DEPDC5 isoform X10, producing the protein MKTNKSYKLVLHKKGFGGSDDELVVNPKVFPQVSVGDIIEVAHPTDEYSPLLLQVKSLKEDLQKETISVDQTVAQAFKLRAYQDVIVNIIDPKDVTLDLVELTFKDQYIGRGDMWRLKKSLVSTCAYITQKVEFAGIRAQVSELWVKGEKVTCGYIGEDTRVVFRSTSAMVYIFIQMSCEMWDFDIYGDLYFEKAVNGFLSDLFAKWKEKNCSHEVTVVLFSRTFYNAKTLDEFPEILRSSIRPDHEGRFYEDFYRVVAQNERRDEWTSLLVTIKKLFIQYPVLVRLKADGFPLGYNSTAAQGNYLEAINLSFNVFDKHYINRNFDRTGQMSVVITPGVGVFEVDRLLMILTKQRMIDNGIGVDLVCMGEQPLHAVPLFKLHNRSTPGDSRVGDDYNLPHWINHSFYTSKSQNSCSSFTPRIKLAGRKLHAEKFKSNKEHALCAPKDSDNSLPIQVDYDGYDAQVFRLPGPSRIQRSNFRMGRDKEINGRKSWGSVGVSTGIDASPPVRSGALEEQRSLASDDSLGPVSNMLLIPRLPPMQYEVSSSLGYTSTRELLEKMIDSQRDSSAPGRFTVGSAESTLHIRPGGYTPQRALINPFTPSRMPMKLTSNRRRWMHTFPVGPSGEAIQIHHQTRQNMAELQGSQQKESSHTSAELLELAYDEATGKTSNMHVRENGLYVGGRMEEVTGSPNNNRTLTNRGSSFETLPVGGAEPTLLLSSPPIVPSFCCTVGVDWKSLTTPACLPLTTDYFPDRQALQNDYTEGCYDLLPHSDLERREDEAPVMSASQVFEEFICQRLMQGYQIIVQQNNRKAPPAVATPLGSSPLYSRGLVSLRRAEEEETVYWLSMGRTFHKVCLKDKIITVTRYLPKYPYESAQIQYSYSLCPSHADAQFVSCWVEFGHERLEEYKWNYLDQYICSTGSEDFSLIDSLKFWRTRFLLLPAGGARRVADGEGHWDVYGDSVGAAMGGDWILLDGFIRFLEGLNRIRRRHRSDRMIRQKGTPLKGLQVTSPLLPYPPDPVPPPQGKKGTSALSALLEMEQNQKTLEEQQQQQTKTSAAVSDPSNAPTTTAYVDSPRKDAAFILDFIRSPRSSYVYHPQLPAEASEGVQPGATAGATAGATAGATAGATVQPVGEPAASGSADSSGQSAPGTFSLSSSSTLLEILEAIKHPTTGVQLLPEQKGLPINCFISAEVVHWLVNNVEGVTTQGMAVDVMQKMLDEGLVAHASGDAMRIFVYGFYFYRIVGEKDGPAAQPPTTATGGWSTAGLEDFALFQRKWFEVAFVMEERRHSDLPAFLLPWLPSRPASYASRHSSFSRSFGGRSQAAALLAATVPEQKTVTLDVDVNNRSDRTEWCSCYYHGNFSLNAAFEIKLHWMAVTAAVLFEMVQGWHRKAASCGFLLVPVLEVPFALTSYLYGDPLRAQLFIPLNIPCLLKNGNDNLFEGFEPETYWDRMQLFQEAILYRFGFAHDKFSASAFNFPSENKPQYIHVTGTVFLQLPYSKRKYSSGQQRRRRNSTSSNSQGPFGGEERVGYYWAYNTMLTKAWRTGVLGDERLAERLLRDFSDFCANKDNRLLNFWESCQDKMNASTP
- the depdc5 gene encoding GATOR complex protein DEPDC5 isoform X4; the encoded protein is MKTNKSYKLVLHKKGFGGSDDELVVNPKVFPQVSVGDIIEVAHPTDEYSPLLLQVKSLKEDLQKETISVDQTVAQAFKLRAYQDVIVNIIDPKDVTLDLVELTFKDQYIGRGDMWRLKKSLVSTCAYITQKVEFAGIRAQVSELWVKGEKVTCGYIGEDTRVVFRSTSAMVYIFIQMSCEMWDFDIYGDLYFEKAVNGFLSDLFAKWKEKNCSHEVTVVLFSRTFYNAKTLDEFPEILRSSIRPDHEGRFYEDFYRVVAQNERRDEWTSLLVTIKKLFIQYPVLVRLKADGFPLGYNSTAAQGNYLEAINLSFNVFDKHYINRNFDRTGQMSVVITPGVGVFEVDRLLMILTKQRMIDNGIGVDLVCMGEQPLHAVPLFKLHNRSTPGDSRVGDDYNLPHWINHSFYTSKSQNSCSSFTPRIKLAGRKLHAEKFKSNKEHALCAPKDSDNSLPIQVDYDGYDAQVFRLPGPSRIQRSNFRMGRDKEINGRKSWGSVGVSTGIDASPPVRSGALEEQRSLASDDSLGPVSNMLLIPRLPPMQYEVSSSLGYTSTRELLEKMIDSQRDSSAPGRFTVGSAESTLHIRPGGYTPQRALINPFTPSRMPMKLTSNRRRWMHTFPVGPSGEAIQIHHQTRQNMAELQGSQQKESSHTSAELLELAYDEATGKRTSNMHVRENGLYVGGRMEEVTGSPNNNSGDIPSDKTTHCSTWTQWTCSSTVVPQSRVTMHIGTFGFGTTDLAFIGVFPFTRFTQIIITFRIRFFFFFLGAGTLTNRGSSFETLPVGGAEPMPSFCCTVGVDWKSLTTPACLPLTTDYFPDRQALQNDYTEGCYDLLPHSDLERREDEAPVMSASQVFEEFICQRLMQGYQIIVQQNNRKAPPAVATPLGSSPLYSRGLVSLRRAEEEETVYWLSMGRTFHKVCLKDKIITVTRYLPKYPYESAQIQYSYSLCPSHADAQFVSCWVEFGHERLEEYKWNYLDQYICSTGSEDFSLIDSLKFWRTRFLLLPAGGARRVADGEGHWDVYGDSVGAAMGGDWILLDGFIRFLEGLNRIRRRHRSDRMIRQKGTPLKGLQVTSPLLPYPPDPVPPPQGKKGTSALSALLEMEQNQKTLEEQQQQQTKTSAAVSDPSNAPTTTAYVDSPRKDAAFILDFIRSPRSSYVYHPQLPAEASEGVQPGATAGATAGATAGATAGATVQPVGEPAASGSADSSGQSAPGTFSLSSSSTLLEILEAIKHPTTGVQLLPEQKGLPINCFISAEVVHWLVNNVEGVTTQGMAVDVMQKMLDEGLVAHASGDAMRIFVYGFYFYRIVGEKDGPAAQPPTTATGGWSTAGLEDFALFQRKWFEVAFVMEERRHSDLPAFLLPWLPSRPASYASRHSSFSRSFGGRSQAAALLAATVPEQKTVTLDVDVNNRSDRTEWCSCYYHGNFSLNAAFEIKLHWMAVTAAVLFEMVQGWHRKAASCGFLLVPVLEVPFALTSYLYGDPLRAQLFIPLNIPCLLKNGNDNLFEGFEPETYWDRMQLFQEAILYRFGFAHDKFSASAFNFPSENKPQYIHVTGTVFLQLPYSKRKYSSGQQRRRRNSTSSNSQGPFGGEERVGYYWAYNTMLTKAWRTGVLGDERLAERLLRDFSDFCANKDNRLLNFWESCQDKMNASTP